The Anaeromicrobium sediminis genome window below encodes:
- a CDS encoding TMEM165/GDT1 family protein gives MFKIMLTAFWMVFLAELGDKTQLQTMMLATQCKSRLPVFLGSSIALMLSSFLAVTLGSYITRYVPPFYLRLAAGSAFIIIGTLTIIGKL, from the coding sequence ATGTTCAAAATAATGTTAACTGCCTTTTGGATGGTATTCTTAGCAGAGCTTGGAGATAAAACTCAACTTCAAACTATGATGCTTGCTACTCAATGTAAATCTCGGCTTCCAGTTTTTTTAGGTAGTTCTATCGCCTTAATGTTAAGTTCCTTTTTAGCTGTTACTTTAGGAAGTTACATAACCAGGTATGTACCTCCGTTCTACCTTCGATTAGCAGCTGGTTCAGCCTTTATAATAATTGGTACATTAACTATAATAGGGAAATTATAA
- the mnmG gene encoding tRNA uridine-5-carboxymethylaminomethyl(34) synthesis enzyme MnmG, whose product MERYVSGNYDVIVVGAGHAGCEASLAAARMGCSTLLLSINLDSIAMMPCNPSIGGTGKGHLVKEIDALGGEMGLNIDRSFIQSKMLNTAKGPAVHSLRAQADKNLYHREMKKVLEEEDNLEVRQAEVIELLVEDNVVKGVVTKTGGVYNAKSVILCTGTYLGGKIFIGQMSYTSGPNGLSASLDLTDSLQNHGLKMRRFKTGTPARLDSKTLDFSKMEEQPGDEKIVPFSFMNKELSVKQVPCWLTYTNNETHEIIKNNLHRSAMYSGDIEGTGPRYCPSIEDKVVRFSEKQRHQLFVEPEGLHTNEMYIQGMSTSLPEDVQLAFYRSIPGLENSKIMRPAYAIEYDCIDPLQLKLTLESKEIEGLFSAGQFNGSSGYEEAGAQGLIAGINASLKIQGKEPFILDRSEAYIGVLIDDLVTKGTNEPYRMMTSRAEYRLVLRQDNADLRLTEKSYRAGLASKERYEALLEKTKNIDAEMERLKDVKIKPSVVNEYLESIGTAPLSQGMSLYDLLKRPQVTYKEIAFADENRPELDRFVIEQCQVQIKYDGYIKKQLRQIDQFKKLEMKKLRQEIDYLKIEGLRLEARQKLDEIKPLSVGQASRISGVSPADISVLLVYLEQQRRKRSGKDD is encoded by the coding sequence GTGGAAAGATACGTATCAGGAAATTATGATGTAATAGTTGTTGGAGCTGGACATGCAGGGTGTGAGGCTTCACTGGCAGCAGCACGTATGGGGTGCTCTACTTTATTATTATCTATAAACTTAGATTCAATAGCTATGATGCCTTGTAATCCATCTATAGGAGGAACGGGAAAAGGCCATTTAGTTAAAGAGATAGATGCCCTAGGTGGAGAAATGGGACTTAATATAGATAGGTCCTTTATACAAAGTAAAATGTTGAATACGGCAAAGGGTCCAGCTGTACACTCATTAAGAGCTCAAGCTGATAAAAACCTTTATCATAGGGAAATGAAAAAAGTATTAGAGGAAGAAGATAATTTAGAAGTTAGACAGGCAGAAGTAATTGAACTTTTAGTTGAAGATAATGTGGTTAAAGGTGTAGTTACTAAAACTGGAGGCGTATATAATGCTAAGTCTGTAATATTATGTACGGGAACTTATTTAGGTGGAAAGATATTCATAGGTCAAATGAGTTATACTAGTGGTCCTAATGGTTTATCTGCTTCTTTAGACCTAACAGATAGCTTACAAAATCACGGTCTTAAGATGAGAAGATTTAAAACGGGAACTCCTGCTAGATTAGATAGTAAAACATTAGATTTTAGTAAAATGGAAGAACAACCAGGGGATGAAAAAATAGTTCCTTTCTCTTTTATGAACAAGGAACTTAGTGTTAAGCAAGTGCCATGTTGGCTTACATATACGAATAATGAGACCCATGAGATTATAAAGAATAACCTTCATCGTTCAGCCATGTATTCTGGAGACATAGAGGGAACTGGACCAAGATACTGTCCATCTATTGAAGATAAGGTAGTTAGATTTTCAGAAAAGCAAAGACATCAACTATTCGTTGAACCAGAAGGACTTCACACCAATGAAATGTATATTCAAGGTATGTCTACAAGTTTACCTGAAGATGTACAATTAGCTTTTTATAGAAGTATTCCAGGACTTGAGAATTCTAAAATTATGAGACCAGCTTATGCAATAGAATATGACTGTATAGATCCTCTTCAATTGAAGTTAACTTTAGAATCTAAGGAAATAGAAGGATTATTTTCTGCTGGTCAATTTAATGGAAGTTCTGGATATGAAGAAGCTGGAGCACAAGGTCTAATAGCAGGTATAAATGCATCTTTAAAGATTCAAGGAAAAGAACCATTTATACTAGATCGTTCAGAGGCTTATATAGGTGTTTTAATAGATGATTTAGTAACTAAAGGTACTAATGAACCTTATCGAATGATGACCTCTCGTGCAGAATATAGATTAGTTCTTAGACAAGATAACGCAGATTTAAGATTAACTGAGAAAAGTTATAGGGCAGGTCTTGCATCTAAAGAAAGATATGAGGCTCTATTAGAAAAAACGAAGAATATAGATGCTGAAATGGAAAGATTAAAAGACGTTAAGATAAAACCTAGTGTAGTAAATGAATATTTAGAGTCAATAGGTACGGCACCTTTAAGTCAAGGAATGTCCTTATATGATCTTTTAAAGAGACCACAAGTTACATATAAAGAAATAGCTTTTGCTGATGAAAATAGACCAGAACTAGATAGATTTGTCATAGAACAATGCCAAGTTCAAATCAAATATGATGGATATATTAAAAAGCAATTAAGACAGATAGATCAGTTTAAGAAACTTGAAATGAAGAAATTAAGACAAGAAATAGATTATTTAAAAATAGAAGGGTTAAGGCTTGAAGCAAGACAAAAGCTTGATGAAATTAAACCCCTATCTGTAGGGCAAGCTTCTCGTATTTCAGGAGTATCTCCAGCAGATATATCTGTACTATTAGTTTACTTAGAGCAACAAAGGAGAAAGAGAAGTGGAAAAGATGACTAA
- the noc gene encoding nucleoid occlusion protein, which yields MMIRDGNAKVVEIPVNLISPNPYQPRRIFNKAHIEELSESIKCYGVLQPISVRNLGENRYELVAGERRLKATKHAGLETIPAIVRNMTDEDSAVLALIENLQREDLNFIEEALGYENLMKDHNFTQHDVAKKVGKSQSTIANKLRILKLPEEVKASLIEHGLTERHGRALLKLHDEKLQLMVLKEIIDKDLTVKKTEDRIKSILEEFREEKDDNKRKIKSAFNFRIYLNTLKNAYNAIKDTGLKAEYNQKDKGEYIEVTVKIPKDQG from the coding sequence ATGATGATAAGAGACGGAAACGCTAAAGTGGTAGAGATTCCAGTTAATTTAATTTCCCCAAATCCATATCAACCAAGAAGAATATTTAATAAAGCACATATAGAAGAATTAAGCGAATCTATTAAATGTTATGGAGTATTACAACCCATTAGCGTTAGGAATTTAGGAGAAAATAGATATGAATTAGTAGCTGGAGAAAGAAGATTAAAAGCTACAAAGCATGCTGGATTAGAAACTATCCCTGCCATAGTTAGGAATATGACAGATGAAGATTCTGCTGTATTAGCTTTAATAGAAAACCTTCAAAGGGAAGATTTAAATTTCATAGAAGAGGCTCTAGGATATGAAAACTTAATGAAAGATCATAACTTTACTCAACATGATGTGGCAAAAAAAGTAGGAAAGAGTCAGTCTACTATAGCCAATAAGCTAAGAATATTAAAGTTACCAGAAGAAGTTAAGGCATCGCTTATAGAACATGGTCTTACAGAAAGACATGGAAGGGCTTTATTAAAGCTCCATGATGAAAAGTTACAACTTATGGTTTTAAAAGAAATCATAGATAAAGATTTAACTGTAAAAAAGACTGAGGATAGAATAAAAAGCATATTAGAAGAGTTTAGAGAAGAAAAAGACGACAACAAAAGGAAGATAAAAAGTGCCTTTAATTTTAGAATATATTTAAATACTTTAAAGAATGCATATAATGCCATAAAGGATACGGGACTTAAGGCTGAATATAATCAAAAGGACAAGGGTGAATATATAGAAGTAACTGTAAAGATACCCAAAGATCAAGGATAG
- the yidD gene encoding membrane protein insertion efficiency factor YidD yields the protein MKEILIFMVKLYRRYISPLKKPSCRFYPTCSQYALEALKKYGAFKGSYLAIKRILKCHPFHPGGYDPLK from the coding sequence ATGAAGGAAATTCTAATATTCATGGTGAAGTTATATAGAAGGTATATCTCACCATTGAAAAAACCATCTTGTAGATTTTATCCTACCTGCTCCCAATATGCCCTAGAAGCTTTAAAAAAGTATGGTGCATTTAAAGGGAGTTATTTGGCTATAAAAAGAATTTTAAAATGTCATCCTTTTCATCCAGGTGGTTATGATCCTTTAAAATAG
- a CDS encoding ParB/RepB/Spo0J family partition protein: protein MAKGKRGLGRGLNALIPESNKKSDGIKGSILKIDISKIKANKDQPRKYFDEEKIDILSDSIKKHGVIQPIIVKTMGDKYEIIAGERRFRAAKVAQLKEIPCIIKDVEERDVVEIALIENLQREDLNPIEEAIAYRNLMDKYKLTQENISSAVGKSRSYIANTIRLINLPDIVKEEVIRGQITSGHARVLLRFTDEHIQKDIMEKVIENNLSVRELEKLVGDLLEEKEIKEKVQKKKDATLLYLEDNLKSLLGTKVNIVKGKKKGKIEIEYYSDDELDRILEFLQK from the coding sequence TTGGCTAAAGGAAAGAGAGGATTAGGTAGAGGATTAAATGCCCTTATTCCAGAAAGTAATAAAAAATCAGATGGAATTAAAGGGAGTATATTGAAAATAGACATAAGTAAAATAAAAGCTAATAAGGACCAACCTAGAAAATATTTCGATGAAGAGAAGATAGATATTCTTTCAGACTCTATAAAAAAACATGGTGTAATTCAGCCAATAATAGTAAAAACTATGGGAGATAAATATGAAATAATAGCAGGAGAAAGAAGATTTAGAGCTGCTAAGGTTGCGCAGCTAAAGGAAATACCTTGTATAATCAAAGATGTGGAAGAGAGAGATGTAGTAGAAATAGCTTTAATTGAAAATTTACAAAGGGAAGATTTGAATCCTATTGAAGAGGCAATTGCCTATAGAAATTTGATGGACAAGTATAAATTGACTCAAGAAAACATATCTTCTGCTGTAGGTAAAAGTAGATCATATATAGCCAATACTATTAGATTGATAAACTTACCTGACATTGTGAAAGAAGAAGTGATTAGGGGTCAAATAACAAGTGGACATGCTAGGGTATTATTGAGATTTACAGATGAACATATACAAAAGGACATAATGGAAAAGGTAATAGAAAATAATCTATCTGTTAGGGAATTAGAGAAGCTTGTAGGTGACTTATTAGAAGAAAAAGAAATAAAGGAAAAAGTACAAAAGAAAAAGGATGCTACCCTATTATATTTAGAAGATAATTTAAAAAGCCTGTTAGGAACTAAAGTTAACATAGTTAAAGGGAAGAAAAAGGGAAAGATAGAAATTGAGTATTATAGCGATGATGAATTAGATAGAATATTAGAGTTCTTACAAAAATAG
- the rnpA gene encoding ribonuclease P protein component, whose protein sequence is MKETLRLRDKKVFGRIYKKGSSLANKYLVLFFMKNDLDVNRVGFIASKKVGKSTVRNRARRLMKESFRKFEIQLEKGYDIVIIARKNIVDVSGNDVDKAMKHALKKSKLLK, encoded by the coding sequence ATGAAGGAAACTTTACGATTAAGAGATAAGAAAGTATTCGGTAGAATATATAAGAAAGGGTCTTCTTTAGCCAATAAGTATTTAGTGTTGTTCTTTATGAAAAACGACTTAGATGTAAATAGAGTTGGTTTTATCGCAAGTAAAAAAGTTGGAAAGAGTACAGTAAGAAATAGAGCAAGGCGATTGATGAAAGAAAGTTTTAGAAAATTTGAAATACAATTAGAAAAAGGTTATGACATAGTAATAATAGCCAGAAAAAATATAGTAGATGTTTCAGGGAATGATGTTGATAAAGCCATGAAACATGCTTTAAAGAAGTCTAAACTACTTAAATAG
- the mnmE gene encoding tRNA uridine-5-carboxymethylaminomethyl(34) synthesis GTPase MnmE has protein sequence MMAENTIAAIATAPGEAGIGIVRLSGEKSIHILDKIFKPTKKNSIRDYEPRRITHGKIIDPDTQKIVDEVLVTYMKGPYTYTAEDVVEINCHGGMVPVKNILDLVLRQGAFMAERGEFTKRAFLNGRIDLSQAEAVMDIIKAKTSTGFDVALNQLEGSLSNEVKAIRHDLLEVLAHITVNIDFPDDDIEELTYDKLEQDSIKILEKIDKLLDTAHTGKILKEGLNTVIIGKPNVGKSSLMNALLKESRAIVTDVPGTTRDIIEEIISVKGIPLRITDTAGIRETEDVVEKIGVERSKESFNKADLVIFILNASETLSIEDKEIMDKLQHKETIVLMNKTDLPNVIDLDELKELLPGKSIIPISVKENKGLDLLEDKIVNMVYEGKVQRHEDSLVTNARHKRALEVGKTSMEEGIEAIRSGLALDFVEVDIKNCWESLGEITGDTTSEDMLDRIFSSFCIGK, from the coding sequence ATAATGGCAGAAAATACTATAGCAGCCATAGCCACTGCTCCTGGGGAAGCAGGAATTGGAATTGTTAGACTGAGTGGAGAGAAATCAATCCATATTTTAGATAAAATATTTAAACCTACTAAGAAAAATTCAATAAGGGACTATGAGCCTAGGAGAATAACCCATGGAAAGATAATAGATCCTGATACACAAAAGATAGTAGATGAAGTATTAGTAACTTACATGAAAGGGCCTTATACATATACAGCAGAGGATGTAGTTGAGATAAACTGTCATGGTGGTATGGTTCCTGTAAAAAATATATTGGATCTTGTTTTAAGACAAGGAGCTTTCATGGCTGAGAGGGGAGAATTTACTAAGAGAGCCTTCTTAAATGGCAGAATAGACCTTTCTCAAGCTGAAGCAGTAATGGATATAATAAAAGCAAAAACATCCACTGGATTTGATGTGGCCCTTAATCAATTAGAAGGAAGTCTATCTAATGAAGTTAAGGCTATTAGACATGATTTATTGGAAGTACTAGCTCATATAACTGTTAATATAGATTTTCCTGATGACGATATAGAGGAACTTACATATGACAAACTGGAGCAAGATTCTATTAAAATACTTGAGAAAATAGATAAATTACTAGATACGGCCCACACTGGAAAAATATTAAAAGAGGGCTTAAATACAGTTATAATTGGGAAACCAAATGTGGGAAAATCATCCTTAATGAATGCTCTACTTAAGGAATCTAGAGCCATAGTTACAGATGTTCCTGGAACTACTAGGGATATTATTGAAGAGATCATAAGTGTTAAGGGAATTCCTTTAAGAATAACAGATACGGCTGGTATTAGAGAAACGGAAGATGTGGTCGAAAAAATAGGTGTAGAGAGAAGTAAAGAATCCTTTAATAAGGCAGATTTAGTAATATTTATATTAAATGCATCAGAGACATTATCCATTGAAGATAAGGAAATAATGGATAAGTTACAACATAAAGAAACTATAGTATTAATGAATAAAACGGATTTACCTAATGTAATAGATTTAGACGAACTTAAAGAATTATTACCAGGGAAAAGTATTATACCAATTTCTGTGAAGGAAAATAAGGGGTTAGATTTACTTGAAGATAAGATTGTTAATATGGTATATGAAGGTAAAGTACAAAGGCACGAGGACTCTTTAGTGACGAATGCAAGACATAAAAGAGCCTTAGAAGTGGGTAAAACTAGTATGGAAGAAGGCATAGAGGCCATAAGATCAGGTCTTGCCCTAGATTTTGTAGAAGTTGATATTAAAAACTGTTGGGAATCATTGGGAGAAATAACAGGTGACACCACATCTGAAGACATGCTAGATAGGATATTTAGCTCATTCTGTATAGGAAAATAA
- the rsmG gene encoding 16S rRNA (guanine(527)-N(7))-methyltransferase RsmG codes for MTNEQILKEGCEKLGLSIDDNRINKLIKYKDILVEWNKFMNLTGITEDREVMIKHFLDSLSCLSLDYIKKDSSVIDVGTGAGFPGIPIRIYHDEVKLTLLDSLNKRIKFLQEVCTQNNLDNVDFVHGRAEDIGKKKEYREKYDIAVARAVARLNVLCEYCLPFVKVGGYFICQKGPTINEELEEGKKAISILGGELVEKVDIHIPYTDLSHNVVVIRKVKNTPNKYPRKAGTPNKNPLI; via the coding sequence ATGACTAATGAACAAATATTAAAGGAAGGCTGTGAAAAGTTAGGTCTTTCTATAGATGATAATAGGATAAATAAGCTCATTAAATATAAGGACATATTAGTAGAGTGGAATAAGTTTATGAATCTTACAGGTATAACAGAAGACAGGGAAGTGATGATAAAGCACTTTCTAGACTCCCTATCTTGCCTGTCACTAGATTACATAAAGAAAGATTCTAGTGTGATAGATGTGGGAACAGGAGCAGGATTCCCTGGAATACCCATTAGAATATATCATGATGAGGTTAAATTAACATTATTAGATTCCTTAAACAAGAGGATAAAGTTTTTACAGGAAGTTTGTACTCAAAATAATTTAGACAATGTGGACTTTGTCCATGGAAGAGCTGAAGATATAGGAAAGAAAAAAGAATATAGAGAAAAGTATGATATAGCTGTTGCAAGGGCTGTGGCAAGATTAAATGTGTTGTGTGAATACTGCCTTCCCTTTGTAAAAGTGGGAGGATACTTTATCTGTCAAAAGGGACCAACTATTAATGAAGAACTAGAAGAAGGAAAGAAGGCTATAAGTATACTAGGGGGAGAATTAGTTGAAAAGGTAGATATACATATTCCTTATACGGACTTAAGTCATAATGTAGTAGTAATAAGGAAAGTAAAAAATACTCCTAATAAATACCCTAGGAAAGCGGGAACTCCAAATAAAAATCCTTTAATATAA
- the jag gene encoding RNA-binding cell elongation regulator Jag/EloR, giving the protein MKFTEKTGKTVEEAVKNALEELNVGREEVDIEVLEVPSRGIFGLIGTRPAKIKVTVIDNPEKKATEFLEDMLEKMNIVAKYRTKLENNTLNLEIIGSNMGVLIGKRGQTLDAIQYLVSLVVNKERDEYVRVVLDTENYRRKRKQTLIKLANKLAYKAKSTSRDVVLEPMNPYERRIIHAALQNHPHVVTKSKGEEPFRKVVIEVK; this is encoded by the coding sequence ATGAAGTTCACAGAAAAGACAGGAAAAACTGTAGAAGAAGCTGTGAAAAATGCCCTTGAAGAGCTAAACGTAGGAAGAGAAGAAGTCGATATTGAAGTATTAGAAGTACCAAGCCGTGGCATTTTCGGATTAATAGGGACTAGACCAGCAAAGATAAAAGTTACTGTTATAGATAATCCAGAAAAAAAAGCGACAGAATTTCTAGAAGATATGTTAGAAAAAATGAACATAGTAGCAAAATATAGAACTAAATTAGAAAATAATACTCTAAACCTAGAAATTATAGGAAGTAACATGGGTGTATTAATAGGTAAAAGAGGACAGACGTTAGATGCTATCCAATATCTTGTAAGTTTAGTAGTAAATAAAGAACGAGATGAATATGTAAGGGTAGTTTTAGATACTGAAAACTATAGAAGAAAAAGAAAACAAACCTTAATAAAATTAGCAAATAAATTGGCATATAAAGCAAAATCTACTAGTAGAGATGTGGTTTTAGAGCCAATGAACCCATATGAAAGAAGAATAATTCATGCTGCTTTACAAAACCACCCACATGTGGTTACAAAGAGTAAAGGTGAAGAGCCTTTTAGAAAAGTAGTAATTGAAGTAAAATAA
- a CDS encoding ParA family protein has product MGKVIAVFNQKGGVGKTTTNVNLSACLAQLGKKILVIDIDPQGNTTSGFGIDKNSLESSMYDILLEESSALESIIDTECDNLQLVPSSTELAGAEIELTTLENREIILKNAIDSVKDQYDYVFIDCPPSLGLLTINALTAVDSVLIPIQCEYYALEGVSQLMNTIELVRNGLNPNLEIQGVVLSMFDGRTNLSIQVVDEVKKYFRGKVYTTLIPRNVRLAEAPSHGLPIIEYDPKSKGAEAYNDFAEEFLELEEDVI; this is encoded by the coding sequence ATGGGTAAAGTCATTGCAGTGTTTAACCAAAAAGGTGGAGTTGGAAAGACAACAACAAATGTGAATTTAAGCGCCTGTCTTGCACAACTGGGTAAAAAGATATTAGTAATAGATATAGACCCTCAAGGGAATACCACTAGTGGTTTTGGTATAGACAAGAATAGTTTAGAAAGTAGCATGTATGATATTCTGCTAGAAGAGAGTAGTGCCTTAGAATCAATAATAGATACGGAATGTGATAACCTACAATTAGTTCCTTCTAGTACTGAATTAGCAGGAGCCGAAATTGAGCTTACTACTTTAGAAAACAGAGAAATAATTTTGAAAAATGCTATAGATAGTGTGAAAGATCAATATGACTATGTATTTATAGATTGTCCGCCATCTTTAGGATTATTGACAATTAATGCATTAACAGCTGTAGATAGTGTATTAATCCCTATACAATGTGAGTATTATGCTCTAGAGGGAGTAAGTCAACTTATGAATACTATAGAACTAGTAAGAAATGGTCTAAATCCTAATTTAGAGATTCAGGGGGTAGTTCTTAGTATGTTTGATGGACGTACTAATCTATCTATACAAGTTGTTGATGAAGTTAAAAAGTATTTTAGAGGAAAGGTGTACACCACATTAATACCTAGAAATGTTAGATTGGCAGAAGCACCTAGCCATGGACTACCTATAATAGAATATGATCCCAAATCCAAGGGCGCAGAAGCTTATAATGACTTTGCTGAAGAATTTTTAGAATTAGAAGAGGACGTGATATAG
- a CDS encoding YidC/Oxa1 family membrane protein insertase: MITAIAKPLGMLLNVLYSVVGNYGVAIILFTLVVKLFLLPLTFKQLKSTSKMTEIQPELKKIQEKYKNDKEKLNQKTMELYQKHKINPVAGCLPLLIQMPILFGLFAVLREPGTYAGEAILTASMEPFLWMSSLKEPDLWILPILAAVTTYFSIKSSSGANSQAAENQTMKTMNMIMPVMILFWGRGFPAGLCLYWVVSNLFQMVQQMVMPKPGTSKEELS, encoded by the coding sequence ATGATAACAGCAATAGCTAAGCCCTTAGGTATGTTACTTAATGTATTATATTCTGTAGTGGGAAATTATGGAGTCGCCATAATATTATTTACATTAGTAGTTAAACTTTTCTTATTACCTTTGACGTTCAAGCAGTTGAAGAGTACTAGTAAAATGACAGAAATTCAACCAGAGTTGAAGAAAATACAGGAAAAGTATAAGAATGATAAAGAAAAATTAAATCAGAAGACTATGGAGTTATACCAAAAGCATAAAATAAATCCTGTTGCAGGATGTTTACCTTTATTAATACAAATGCCTATATTATTTGGTTTGTTTGCCGTGTTAAGAGAGCCAGGAACTTATGCTGGAGAAGCTATTTTAACGGCTAGTATGGAACCATTTTTATGGATGAGCAGTTTAAAGGAACCAGACTTATGGATACTTCCAATATTAGCAGCTGTAACTACGTATTTTTCAATTAAGAGTAGTTCGGGAGCAAATTCACAAGCTGCAGAAAATCAAACAATGAAGACTATGAATATGATTATGCCAGTTATGATTTTATTTTGGGGACGTGGATTTCCAGCAGGACTATGTCTATATTGGGTAGTGAGTAATCTATTCCAAATGGTACAACAGATGGTGATGCCTAAGCCAGGAACATCTAAGGAGGAATTGAGTTAA